One Alicyclobacillus acidoterrestris DNA window includes the following coding sequences:
- the polA gene encoding DNA polymerase I: MSTQPQKLLLIDGNSILYRAFFALPPLSNKSGQQTNAVYGFTLMLLKLLEEEKPTHLAVAFDKSAKTFRHDLYADYKGTRQKTPGELIEQFPMVRELLSAFSIPVVEIDGYEADDIIGTLSLQADNQEVETKIVSGDKDLLQLVSERVHAILTRRGITDVDYYDVQAVADRYHLKPEQIVDLKGLMGDSSDNIPGVPGIGEKTAIKLLTAHPTVEQVLDHVDDVSGAKLKQKLVEHRDKALLSKQLATIHRDIPVDVTVDDLAYHGYNAATVRELFRALEFNSLIDKISEEMSASTSADSAAVEADDWRRTPYQLIRTEQQLEMVWGELEDVTGCVFDLSSGDYHTADVNGIALATRHAAFYISLDGELELSHMRTWLKSAHDKVVFDIKSLAFLLDARGINIHPSGCWNDVKLEAYLLNPTDGEVGLEEILARELQMEVPSVTKTKEDRAPLLCRIAQCLPDLHHRLQTALAEQALDDLYRKIEMPLSFVLAKMEITGFHVDAEKLRAFGDDLNERIGHLTSEIYDLAGLEFNLNSPKQLGEVLFEKLGLPAVKKTKTGYSTSADVLEKLAPYHDVVQKILDYRQLAKLQSTYVDGLLKVIRKETGRIHTRFHQALTATGRLSSSEPNLQNIPIRLEEGRRLRQVFDATYPDWVIVSADYSQVELRILAHLSGDEALIDAFRNDMDIHTRTASDVFEVPMEEVTSLMRRQAKAVNFGIVYGISDFGLANNLNIPQKEAKAFIENYFAKFPGVHGYMEDIVNQAKKQGYVSTLMNRRRYLPDIRARNFHLRSFAERTAMNTPIQGTAADIIKLAMVHIDEALSEAGLDARMLLQVHDELIFECPKDELEELTQLVRDKMENAITLNVPLKVDIAHGRTWYEAK; this comes from the coding sequence ATGTCTACACAACCCCAAAAACTTCTGTTAATCGACGGGAATAGCATCCTGTATCGCGCGTTTTTTGCGTTGCCGCCATTGTCCAATAAGAGCGGGCAGCAAACAAATGCGGTGTATGGTTTTACCTTAATGCTTTTGAAACTCCTGGAGGAAGAAAAACCGACGCATCTAGCGGTTGCATTTGATAAATCTGCGAAGACGTTCCGCCATGACTTATACGCGGACTACAAGGGAACCCGACAGAAAACCCCCGGGGAGTTAATTGAACAGTTTCCGATGGTTCGCGAGTTGCTTTCAGCTTTTTCGATTCCTGTCGTCGAGATAGATGGGTACGAGGCAGATGACATCATCGGCACGTTGTCGCTACAAGCCGACAACCAAGAAGTGGAGACCAAAATTGTCTCTGGAGACAAAGATTTGCTGCAGCTCGTGTCCGAGCGCGTACATGCGATTCTCACGCGCAGGGGAATTACGGACGTCGATTATTATGACGTTCAGGCCGTGGCAGATCGGTACCATCTCAAACCGGAGCAAATTGTCGATTTGAAAGGTTTGATGGGGGACTCGTCTGACAACATTCCAGGTGTTCCTGGCATCGGGGAGAAGACCGCCATTAAACTGTTGACTGCGCATCCGACGGTGGAGCAAGTGTTAGATCATGTAGATGACGTGAGCGGTGCGAAGTTAAAGCAAAAATTGGTGGAGCATCGGGACAAAGCTCTGTTGTCGAAACAGCTTGCTACTATTCATCGCGACATTCCAGTGGACGTCACGGTGGATGACCTCGCGTATCATGGATACAATGCTGCTACTGTTCGGGAACTGTTCCGAGCCCTGGAGTTCAATTCCCTTATCGACAAAATTTCCGAGGAAATGAGTGCGTCGACATCGGCTGACAGCGCCGCTGTCGAAGCGGATGACTGGCGTCGAACACCGTATCAGTTGATTCGTACAGAACAACAATTGGAAATGGTTTGGGGCGAGCTGGAAGATGTCACGGGATGCGTGTTTGACCTGAGTTCAGGCGACTATCACACAGCCGATGTGAACGGTATTGCGCTGGCAACTCGTCACGCGGCATTCTATATCTCTTTGGATGGAGAATTGGAGCTCTCTCATATGCGGACTTGGCTTAAGTCCGCTCATGACAAAGTCGTATTCGATATTAAATCTTTGGCGTTTTTGCTGGATGCGCGGGGGATTAATATCCACCCCAGCGGTTGTTGGAATGACGTGAAACTGGAAGCGTATCTCCTCAATCCGACGGATGGCGAAGTCGGACTGGAGGAGATTCTGGCGCGTGAGCTGCAAATGGAAGTGCCTTCGGTGACCAAGACAAAAGAAGACAGGGCACCGCTGTTGTGTCGGATTGCGCAGTGCTTACCCGACCTTCATCACCGCTTGCAAACGGCTCTTGCAGAACAGGCGCTGGATGATCTCTACCGGAAGATTGAGATGCCACTTTCATTTGTTCTTGCTAAAATGGAGATTACAGGTTTTCATGTCGACGCCGAGAAGCTTCGGGCGTTCGGCGACGATTTGAATGAACGAATCGGTCATTTGACCAGTGAAATATATGATTTGGCAGGACTTGAGTTCAATTTGAACTCGCCAAAGCAGTTGGGCGAGGTGCTGTTTGAGAAGCTGGGGTTGCCGGCGGTCAAGAAGACCAAGACGGGTTACTCCACCAGTGCCGACGTGCTCGAAAAGTTGGCGCCGTATCACGACGTCGTCCAAAAGATCCTCGATTACCGCCAACTCGCTAAATTGCAATCGACGTACGTGGACGGATTGCTGAAGGTCATTCGCAAGGAGACTGGGCGGATTCACACGCGGTTCCACCAAGCGTTGACCGCGACCGGGAGATTGTCGAGTAGCGAACCGAACCTGCAGAATATCCCCATTCGTCTCGAAGAGGGCCGCAGGCTTCGGCAGGTGTTCGATGCGACGTATCCGGATTGGGTCATTGTGTCTGCTGACTACTCGCAAGTGGAGTTGCGCATCCTGGCGCACTTGTCTGGCGATGAAGCGTTAATTGACGCGTTTCGCAACGACATGGACATTCACACGCGCACAGCGAGTGATGTGTTTGAAGTGCCGATGGAAGAGGTCACTTCGCTTATGCGCAGGCAGGCGAAGGCAGTCAACTTCGGCATCGTCTATGGTATCAGTGACTTTGGTTTGGCTAACAACTTGAATATCCCGCAAAAAGAGGCGAAGGCGTTTATTGAGAATTACTTCGCAAAGTTCCCGGGTGTGCACGGCTACATGGAGGATATTGTGAATCAGGCGAAAAAACAGGGGTACGTGTCGACCTTGATGAACCGTCGTCGCTATCTTCCAGACATTCGCGCCCGTAACTTTCATCTGCGCAGTTTCGCGGAGCGAACGGCGATGAACACGCCTATTCAAGGGACTGCGGCAGACATTATCAAATTGGCGATGGTGCATATTGATGAGGCGCTGTCCGAGGCAGGTTTAGATGCGAGGATGTTGCTACAAGTACACGACGAATTGATTTTTGAGTGTCCGAAGGACGAATTGGAAGAGCTCACGCAATTGGTTCGCGACAAAATGGAGAACGCGATTACGCTCAATGTGCCACTGAAAGTGGATATTGCGCACGGTCGGACGTGGTATGAAGCCAAGTGA
- the mdh gene encoding malate dehydrogenase, producing the protein MLKRKKISVIGAGFTGATTAFMLAMKELGDVVLLDIPQMENPTKGKALDMLEAMPVIGSDVRIVGTANYEDTADSDLVIITAGIARKPGMSRDDLVNTNAGIVKSVTEQVVKYSPNTILIVLSNPVDAMTYVAHKASGFPKNRVIGQAGVLDTARFNTFVAEELGVSVEDVHGFVLGVHGDDMVPLVRYSNVAGVPLEKFLSKERIEEIVQRTRTGGGEIVSLLGNGSAYYAPAASLAQMAESILKDKRRLLPAIALLEGEFGYDNLFLGVPTILGANGIEKIVELELLPEEKAALDKSAESVRKVIQVVQS; encoded by the coding sequence ATGTTGAAGAGAAAGAAAATCTCCGTGATTGGCGCAGGATTTACAGGCGCGACAACAGCATTCATGCTTGCCATGAAGGAATTGGGTGACGTCGTATTGCTCGACATTCCGCAGATGGAAAACCCGACCAAAGGCAAGGCCCTGGATATGCTCGAAGCGATGCCAGTTATCGGGTCTGACGTGCGAATTGTCGGTACGGCCAACTACGAGGACACAGCGGATTCAGATCTCGTCATCATCACGGCGGGTATCGCTCGCAAGCCCGGGATGAGCCGCGATGATTTGGTCAATACGAATGCCGGTATTGTCAAATCGGTCACTGAGCAGGTCGTCAAATACTCGCCGAACACCATTCTCATCGTCCTGAGCAATCCGGTGGACGCGATGACTTACGTGGCGCACAAGGCCAGCGGATTCCCGAAGAACCGCGTGATTGGCCAAGCTGGCGTTCTCGACACAGCGCGATTCAACACGTTTGTCGCCGAAGAGTTAGGCGTGTCGGTTGAAGATGTACATGGCTTTGTCTTGGGCGTTCATGGCGACGACATGGTACCGCTCGTTCGCTACTCGAATGTCGCGGGCGTGCCCCTCGAAAAATTCCTCTCGAAGGAGCGCATTGAGGAAATCGTTCAGCGCACACGCACCGGCGGTGGTGAAATTGTCTCACTACTTGGCAACGGAAGTGCGTATTACGCGCCAGCCGCCTCGTTGGCTCAGATGGCGGAATCCATCCTCAAGGACAAGCGGCGCCTTCTGCCTGCCATTGCGCTGCTTGAAGGGGAGTTCGGATACGACAATCTGTTCCTCGGTGTTCCGACGATTCTCGGTGCAAATGGTATTGAAAAGATCGTTGAGCTGGAACTGCTTCCAGAAGAGAAAGCCGCGCTCGATAAGTCTGCAGAGTCTGTTCGCAAAGTCATCCAAGTCGTTCAATCGTAG
- the icd gene encoding NADP-dependent isocitrate dehydrogenase translates to MPQFTHYAPPATGEPITLQNGKLNVPLHPIIPFIEGDGTGPDIWRASSRVFDAAVEKSYGGERKIAWYEVYAGEKAFNKFNEWLPEDTLKALTEYIVSIKGPLTTPVGGGIRSLNVALRQELDLYVCQRPVRYFTGVPSPVKQPELVDMVIFRENSEDIYAGVEWQEGTPEVQKVIDFLRNEMDVKKIRFPETSGIGIKPVSREGTERLVRAAIDYALQHGRKSVTLVHKGNIMKFTEGAFKNWGYEVAEREYADKVFTWAQYDRIKDEQGSDAANRAQAEAQAAGKLIVKDVIADAFLQQILTRPAEYDVIATLNLNGDYISDALAAQVGGIGIAPGANINYVTGHAVFEATHGTAPKYANLDKVNPGSVILSGVMMFEFMGWQEAADMITRALEKTIEQKVVTYDFARLMEGATEVKTSEFADKIIENM, encoded by the coding sequence ATGCCTCAGTTCACTCATTATGCTCCTCCTGCAACGGGTGAGCCTATCACGTTGCAGAATGGCAAGTTGAATGTACCCCTTCACCCGATTATTCCGTTTATCGAAGGAGATGGCACGGGGCCGGACATTTGGCGCGCGTCTAGCCGAGTGTTTGATGCAGCGGTTGAAAAGTCCTATGGCGGCGAGCGAAAAATCGCATGGTATGAAGTGTACGCTGGTGAAAAGGCTTTTAATAAGTTTAACGAGTGGCTTCCTGAAGACACGTTGAAAGCGCTGACTGAGTACATCGTGAGCATCAAGGGTCCTCTGACAACCCCAGTGGGTGGCGGCATTCGGTCTTTGAACGTGGCGCTTCGGCAAGAGCTCGACCTTTATGTATGTCAGCGCCCAGTCCGTTATTTTACGGGCGTTCCATCGCCTGTGAAGCAACCGGAGCTTGTAGATATGGTGATTTTCCGGGAAAATTCGGAAGATATTTATGCGGGCGTTGAGTGGCAAGAGGGGACGCCGGAAGTGCAGAAGGTCATCGACTTTTTGCGGAATGAAATGGACGTCAAAAAAATTCGGTTCCCGGAGACTTCGGGCATCGGCATTAAGCCGGTTTCGCGCGAGGGAACCGAACGGCTTGTGCGGGCGGCGATTGATTACGCATTGCAACATGGTCGCAAGAGCGTGACGTTGGTCCATAAAGGAAACATCATGAAGTTCACCGAAGGCGCATTCAAAAACTGGGGCTATGAGGTCGCAGAGCGCGAATACGCCGACAAGGTGTTTACGTGGGCACAGTATGACCGAATCAAGGATGAACAAGGTAGCGATGCCGCAAATCGTGCCCAGGCTGAAGCTCAAGCGGCTGGCAAGTTGATTGTCAAGGACGTCATCGCCGATGCCTTCTTGCAGCAAATTCTTACACGTCCCGCGGAATATGACGTCATCGCGACGTTGAATTTGAATGGCGACTACATTTCTGACGCACTGGCTGCACAAGTTGGTGGCATCGGGATTGCGCCTGGGGCAAACATTAACTATGTTACCGGCCACGCCGTATTCGAAGCGACGCACGGAACCGCGCCGAAGTATGCGAATTTAGACAAGGTGAATCCGGGCTCCGTGATTCTCTCGGGTGTCATGATGTTCGAATTCATGGGGTGGCAGGAAGCTGCGGACATGATTACGCGTGCGCTCGAAAAGACGATTGAGCAGAAGGTCGTCACGTACGACTTCGCACGCCTGATGGAAGGCGCAACCGAAGTGAAAACGTCCGAGTTCGCGGACAAGATCATCGAAAATATGTAG
- a CDS encoding sensor histidine kinase: MFRRMYVTIAALLIFSTGVLLAVLGGAVYRELSTELSKDGENDLQAQTASVQDAVSSLLHGQHFDPSDVRDARGQNVYFYALDQGQVIALKRTPVPFEVIRTLDYENHFATLEYKERPYRVYDTTIQVGKQRVHTYLFSLIAQEKSMLWHARHLMWTVGGVGFVVALVGNLFLARRLMRPTVQAWSAYQETVLELSHELQTPLATVGAMLSNRGVDSQTATDIRRELDRASTMVSDMLFLSRLRSGVFLQPTEPVAVSDITEEVAQRYRALLQLDGRDLDGRAEPGLFVETTPPGWERLVSTVFKNVIDHAAPHTTSTWQLTGDGRRVSFVVENFRSGHDGERRTAERGVGLQIVARLAERMRGSMEIEESQEKFRIRVEVPSLRPLW, from the coding sequence ATGTTCCGGCGCATGTACGTGACGATTGCTGCACTGTTGATCTTTAGTACAGGCGTGTTGTTGGCCGTGCTCGGAGGGGCGGTCTACCGCGAACTGTCCACGGAACTATCGAAGGACGGTGAAAATGACCTGCAGGCGCAGACGGCGTCGGTTCAAGACGCGGTGTCGAGTTTGCTGCACGGTCAACACTTTGATCCAAGCGATGTCCGTGACGCCCGCGGTCAGAACGTGTACTTTTACGCGCTGGACCAAGGGCAAGTGATTGCCCTGAAACGGACGCCTGTTCCGTTTGAAGTCATTCGCACGCTCGACTATGAAAACCACTTTGCGACGCTCGAGTATAAAGAGCGGCCGTATCGCGTCTACGATACGACGATTCAAGTTGGGAAACAGCGCGTTCACACGTATTTGTTCTCCCTGATTGCGCAGGAGAAGTCCATGTTGTGGCACGCGCGTCACCTGATGTGGACTGTGGGTGGCGTGGGTTTCGTCGTGGCGCTCGTTGGCAATTTGTTTCTCGCAAGGCGTTTGATGCGGCCAACCGTGCAGGCGTGGTCAGCTTACCAGGAGACCGTGCTCGAGTTGTCGCACGAGTTACAAACGCCGCTGGCTACCGTCGGGGCCATGTTGTCGAATCGGGGGGTCGATTCGCAAACGGCGACTGACATTCGTCGCGAGTTGGACAGGGCGTCGACCATGGTTTCCGACATGCTGTTCTTGTCTCGTTTGCGATCCGGCGTGTTTTTGCAGCCGACGGAGCCCGTAGCGGTCTCCGACATCACCGAAGAAGTCGCCCAGCGCTACCGCGCGCTGCTGCAACTGGACGGACGCGATTTGGACGGGCGTGCTGAGCCTGGACTGTTTGTGGAGACGACGCCGCCAGGATGGGAGCGGTTGGTGAGTACGGTGTTTAAAAACGTGATCGATCACGCAGCACCTCACACGACGTCAACATGGCAGTTGACGGGAGATGGACGCCGGGTCTCTTTCGTGGTGGAGAATTTTCGGTCGGGTCACGACGGCGAACGCCGCACAGCCGAACGAGGCGTGGGTCTGCAAATTGTCGCTCGCCTCGCTGAAAGAATGCGCGGGTCGATGGAAATCGAGGAATCGCAAGAGAAATTCCGCATCCGTGTGGAAGTTCCGAGCCTCAGGCCACTTTGGTGA